A genomic region of Mesorhizobium sp. NZP2077 contains the following coding sequences:
- a CDS encoding ActS/PrrB/RegB family redox-sensitive histidine kinase, producing the protein MAMINVLRSPDFQQSQRLRLNTLIRLRWLAIVGQSVTVLVVAYGLKFPLPVSLCFALIACSAWMNLFLAFRFPAAHRLTPFAAFGILIFDSLQLAGLLYMTGGLTNPFSLLMTVPVVISATSLPLRLTALLGGLVMIAATLLVFIHLPLPWYEGAPLAMPFIYVAGMWMAVLSSIAFTAMYAFRVAAEARLLANALAATELVLQREQHLSALDGLAAAAAHELGTPLATITLVAKEMEKALGSDPKYGEDVKLLRSQSERCREILKRLTSLSSEGEAHLSRLPLTSLVEEVTAPHRDFGISIKLRPGERTGPEPVGRRNPGVIYGLGNLVENAVDFARKSVTVRWSWDEAAVTFSIIDDGPGFPPEIIDRIGEPYMSTRQGNEAGGGLGLGLFIAKTLLERSGATLDFRNSSGLGEGAVVQISWPRTVFLNPETAPATMFDIA; encoded by the coding sequence ATGGCCATGATTAACGTTTTGCGTTCGCCCGATTTCCAGCAGAGCCAGAGACTGCGCCTGAACACGCTGATCCGGCTGCGCTGGCTGGCCATTGTCGGCCAGAGCGTAACGGTGCTCGTCGTCGCCTATGGTCTGAAATTCCCGTTGCCGGTGAGCCTGTGCTTCGCCCTGATCGCCTGTTCGGCCTGGATGAACCTGTTCCTGGCCTTTCGCTTTCCGGCCGCGCACCGGCTCACCCCGTTCGCCGCCTTCGGCATCCTGATCTTCGACAGCCTGCAACTCGCCGGCCTGCTCTACATGACAGGCGGCCTGACCAATCCGTTCTCGCTGCTGATGACCGTGCCTGTCGTTATTTCGGCGACCTCGCTGCCCCTGCGCCTGACAGCTCTCCTTGGCGGATTGGTGATGATAGCGGCAACCTTGCTGGTTTTCATCCATCTGCCGTTGCCCTGGTATGAAGGCGCGCCGCTGGCCATGCCTTTCATCTATGTCGCCGGCATGTGGATGGCGGTGCTCTCCTCGATCGCCTTCACCGCCATGTACGCCTTCCGGGTGGCCGCCGAAGCGCGTCTTCTGGCCAATGCGCTTGCCGCCACCGAACTGGTGCTGCAGCGCGAACAGCACCTTTCGGCGCTCGACGGCCTGGCGGCGGCGGCGGCGCATGAGCTTGGCACGCCGCTCGCCACCATCACGCTCGTCGCCAAGGAAATGGAAAAGGCGCTCGGCAGCGACCCGAAATACGGCGAAGACGTGAAGCTGCTGCGCTCGCAAAGCGAGCGTTGCCGCGAAATCCTCAAACGTCTGACCAGCCTGTCGTCCGAGGGCGAGGCGCATCTTTCCCGCCTGCCGCTGACCTCGCTGGTCGAGGAGGTCACCGCGCCGCATCGCGACTTCGGCATCTCCATCAAGCTTCGCCCGGGCGAGCGCACCGGGCCCGAGCCGGTCGGGCGCCGCAATCCGGGGGTCATCTACGGCCTTGGCAATCTGGTCGAAAACGCCGTCGATTTCGCCCGCAAGAGCGTCACCGTGCGCTGGAGCTGGGACGAGGCCGCCGTCACCTTTTCGATCATCGACGACGGCCCCGGCTTTCCGCCCGAGATCATCGACCGTATCGGCGAGCCCTATATGTCGACGCGCCAGGGCAATGAAGCCGGCGGCGGCCTGGGGCTCGGCCTGTTCATTGCCAAGACGCTGCTCGAACGCTCGGGCGCCACACTCGATTTCCGCAATTCGAGCGGCCTGGGCGAGGGCGCCGTGGTACAGATTTCGTGGCCGAGAACGGTGTTCCTGAACCCGGAAACGGCCCCGGCCACCATGTTTGACATTGCGTAA
- the hrpB gene encoding ATP-dependent helicase HrpB, translating to MTTGSLPELPVSAVLPALGAALGAGNSAVLVAPPGAGKTTLVPLALLGAPWLGAGKIVLLEPRRLAARAAARRMAQLLDEEPGATVGYAMRMENRTSAKTRILVVTEGVLARMILDDPELPGVSAVIFDEFHERSLDGDFGLALALDVQGALRPDLRLLVMSATLDGARVAKLLSGAPVIESEGRAFPVDVRYDERPAGVPIEDAMAKAIRAALADESGSVLAFLPGQREIERTAERLAGKVGADTDIVPLYGQLDGKAQDAAIKPAPAGRRKVVLATSIAETSITIDGVRVVIDSGLSRLPRYEPASGLTRLETVRVSRASADQRSGRAGRTQAGVAIRLWRAEQTSALPAFTPPEILEADLSGLLLDCAAFGVANPTALAFLDPPPAPALNEARVLLRALHAIDEAGRLTEAGASMRKLALPVRLAHMVAEAAKSGHAGEAAMLAVLLAERGLGGDGADLERRLMRFRGERSPRATAARQLAERLARQVGGTKNSEAVPAGPLLIHAWPDRVAKARGERGRFVLANGSGAMLDAADPLAGEPFLVVADLQGKAQNARIAAAAAIGEDDIRATLADRIETRRQTNFDRERRAVRVRETVRLGAITLAERMLPAPSGAAADRAILDALREHGLSLLSWSKEAETLRQRLSWLHRGLGAPWPDMSDEALIERLDDWLLPFLSGAASFAAIGPGIVSAGLASLVPHDLQRKVDTLAPTHFNAPSGSHVPIRYDSEWPVLAVRVQELFGLDRHPSIANGTVPLTLELLSPAHRPIQTTRDLPGFWRGSWADVRADMRGRYPKHVWPENPLLAAATARAKPRGT from the coding sequence ATGACGACAGGATCCCTGCCGGAGCTTCCGGTATCCGCCGTGCTGCCGGCGCTGGGCGCAGCGCTCGGCGCCGGCAACAGCGCGGTGCTGGTGGCGCCGCCCGGCGCCGGCAAGACGACGCTGGTGCCGCTGGCGCTGCTCGGTGCGCCGTGGCTGGGTGCGGGCAAGATCGTCCTGCTCGAGCCGCGCCGGCTCGCCGCCCGCGCCGCCGCACGCCGCATGGCGCAATTGCTGGATGAGGAGCCGGGCGCCACGGTCGGCTATGCCATGCGCATGGAAAACCGCACTTCGGCGAAAACCAGAATATTGGTCGTCACCGAAGGCGTGCTGGCGCGCATGATCCTCGATGATCCCGAACTGCCCGGGGTTTCGGCGGTCATTTTCGACGAGTTCCACGAGCGCTCGCTCGACGGCGATTTCGGCCTGGCGCTGGCGCTCGACGTGCAGGGCGCATTGCGGCCGGATCTGCGCCTGCTGGTGATGTCGGCGACACTCGACGGCGCCCGTGTCGCGAAACTCCTGTCGGGTGCGCCGGTGATCGAGAGCGAGGGCCGCGCCTTCCCCGTAGATGTCCGTTACGACGAACGGCCAGCCGGTGTTCCGATCGAGGACGCCATGGCCAAGGCGATCCGCGCCGCCCTTGCCGACGAGAGCGGCAGCGTGCTCGCCTTCCTGCCCGGCCAACGCGAGATCGAGCGCACCGCCGAGCGGCTGGCTGGCAAGGTTGGCGCCGACACCGACATCGTCCCGCTCTATGGCCAGCTTGACGGCAAGGCGCAGGACGCCGCGATCAAACCGGCGCCGGCGGGCCGCCGCAAGGTGGTGCTGGCGACCTCGATTGCCGAGACCTCCATCACCATCGACGGAGTACGCGTCGTCATCGATTCCGGCCTTTCGCGCCTGCCGCGCTACGAGCCGGCAAGCGGCCTGACGCGGCTGGAAACCGTGCGGGTCAGCAGGGCCTCGGCCGACCAGCGTTCCGGCCGCGCCGGACGCACGCAAGCCGGCGTCGCCATCCGGCTGTGGCGCGCCGAGCAGACATCGGCACTTCCCGCCTTCACGCCGCCGGAAATCCTCGAAGCGGACCTCTCCGGCCTGCTGCTCGACTGCGCCGCCTTCGGCGTCGCCAACCCGACGGCGCTCGCCTTCCTCGATCCGCCGCCAGCCCCGGCACTCAACGAGGCAAGGGTGCTGCTGCGCGCGCTCCATGCCATCGACGAGGCCGGGCGTTTGACGGAAGCAGGCGCTTCGATGCGCAAGCTCGCTCTGCCCGTGCGGCTGGCGCATATGGTCGCCGAGGCCGCCAAGAGCGGCCATGCCGGCGAGGCGGCCATGCTGGCCGTACTGCTCGCCGAACGTGGCCTCGGCGGCGACGGCGCCGATCTCGAACGGCGGCTGATGCGCTTTCGCGGCGAAAGATCGCCGCGCGCCACCGCCGCGCGCCAACTCGCGGAGCGACTGGCGAGGCAGGTCGGGGGTACAAAAAACAGCGAAGCTGTACCTGCCGGTCCTTTGCTTATACATGCTTGGCCGGATCGCGTCGCCAAGGCGCGTGGCGAGCGCGGGCGCTTCGTGTTGGCCAATGGCTCCGGCGCTATGCTCGATGCCGCCGACCCGCTGGCTGGCGAGCCGTTCCTGGTTGTCGCCGACCTGCAGGGCAAGGCGCAGAATGCCCGCATAGCGGCAGCGGCGGCGATCGGCGAGGACGACATCCGCGCCACCCTGGCCGACCGGATCGAAACACGCCGGCAAACGAACTTTGACCGCGAGCGCCGCGCCGTGCGCGTGCGCGAAACCGTTCGTCTCGGCGCCATCACGCTCGCAGAACGCATGCTGCCGGCTCCTTCAGGCGCCGCGGCCGACCGCGCCATCCTTGACGCCTTGCGCGAGCATGGGCTGTCGCTGCTGAGCTGGAGCAAGGAGGCCGAGACGCTGCGCCAGCGGCTCTCCTGGCTGCATCGCGGCCTCGGCGCACCCTGGCCAGATATGTCGGATGAAGCGCTGATTGAGCGCCTTGACGACTGGCTGCTACCCTTCCTGTCGGGTGCGGCTTCTTTTGCAGCCATCGGTCCCGGCATTGTCTCGGCCGGCCTGGCCTCGCTCGTGCCGCACGACCTGCAGCGCAAGGTCGACACGCTTGCGCCAACCCATTTCAACGCCCCGTCGGGCAGCCATGTGCCGATCCGCTATGACAGCGAATGGCCGGTGCTGGCGGTTCGCGTGCAGGAGCTGTTCGGGCTTGACCGCCACCCCTCGATTGCCAATGGCACGGTGCCGCTGACACTCGAACTGTTGTCGCCGGCACACAGGCCGATCCAGACCACGCGCGACCTGCCCGGCTTCTGGCGCGGCTCCTGGGCCGATGTGCGCGCCGACATGCGTGGCCGCTATCCCAAGCATGTCTGGCCGGAAAACCCGCTGCTCGCCGCCGCCACCGCCCGCGCCAAGCCGCGCGGGACCTAG
- a CDS encoding DMT family transporter, translated as MTNGILLALIAYASYSGSDAVIKSLGGQFTVFEIGFFGTLFAGFFLFFTRPAGERWRDFWRMKRPWAVQARAWAGIASGVLSVYAFTHIPLAEVYALIFLAPLLVTILSTVILKEKVGPWRWLAVFAGFAGVMLVVRPGFRELNLGHLAAFVTAFLAATSVILLRSLAQQEKRTSMLGVLVGYGLVFNGVGAAATSFTLPNAMQLVWLAMAGAFTAGGQFMQLLAAKYAPANRIAPTHYSQIVWAVILGALFFKEYPDWLSLVGLAIVGGAGLLTMVREEVRLGTVRWNPFARTRL; from the coding sequence GTGACGAACGGAATTCTGCTCGCCCTGATCGCCTATGCAAGCTATTCGGGCAGCGATGCCGTTATCAAGAGCCTGGGCGGACAGTTCACCGTCTTCGAGATCGGCTTTTTCGGCACCCTGTTTGCCGGTTTTTTCCTGTTCTTCACCCGCCCGGCGGGTGAGCGTTGGCGGGATTTCTGGCGCATGAAGCGGCCATGGGCCGTCCAGGCGCGCGCCTGGGCCGGCATCGCTTCCGGTGTGCTCAGCGTCTATGCCTTCACGCACATTCCTTTGGCCGAAGTCTATGCCCTGATCTTCCTCGCGCCCTTGCTGGTTACCATCCTGTCCACCGTCATCCTGAAGGAAAAGGTCGGTCCCTGGCGGTGGCTGGCCGTATTTGCCGGCTTTGCCGGGGTGATGTTGGTGGTGCGGCCGGGTTTTCGTGAATTGAACCTCGGCCATTTGGCCGCCTTCGTGACCGCGTTCCTCGCCGCCACCAGCGTCATCCTGTTGCGGTCGCTCGCGCAACAGGAAAAGCGCACATCGATGCTCGGCGTGCTTGTCGGTTACGGCCTAGTGTTCAACGGGGTCGGCGCCGCCGCCACCTCATTCACCTTGCCGAATGCCATGCAGCTCGTCTGGCTGGCCATGGCGGGCGCCTTCACCGCTGGCGGACAATTCATGCAACTGCTCGCCGCCAAATACGCTCCCGCCAACCGCATCGCGCCGACGCATTATTCGCAGATCGTCTGGGCGGTGATCCTCGGCGCGCTGTTCTTCAAGGAGTACCCCGACTGGCTGTCGCTGGTCGGCCTCGCGATCGTCGGTGGGGCCGGCCTGCTGACCATGGTGCGTGAGGAGGTGCGGCTCGGCACCGTGCGCTGGAACCCGTTTGCGCGGACCAGACTTTGA
- a CDS encoding PIG-L deacetylase family protein — protein sequence MKILALGAHPDDIEIFMFGTMAAYVAQGAELTFAVATDGARGGKSDATVLARVRREEAMAAAALLGAAPRFLDFHDGELVADAALIGALKTLIRETGPDLVITHAPNDYHADHRALSDGVRIAASFAVPVLHADTMGGTGFSPTHYVDVSAYRDIKTQAIRAHRSQRPEQYVDRARIQNEFRAGQCNAVPGSLAEAFRFEPTFPFADIRVLLPPAPPVRPVTPQTSVIGEAD from the coding sequence TTGAAAATATTGGCGCTCGGTGCGCATCCGGACGACATCGAGATCTTCATGTTCGGTACGATGGCGGCCTATGTGGCGCAAGGCGCAGAACTCACTTTTGCCGTGGCCACGGATGGTGCCAGGGGCGGCAAGAGTGATGCCACGGTTCTCGCCCGTGTCCGTCGCGAGGAAGCAATGGCCGCGGCCGCGCTGCTAGGAGCTGCGCCACGCTTCCTCGACTTTCACGACGGCGAACTGGTCGCCGATGCCGCGCTGATCGGCGCGCTGAAAACGCTGATCCGCGAGACCGGACCGGATCTGGTCATCACGCATGCGCCCAACGACTATCACGCCGATCATCGCGCGCTGTCGGACGGCGTGCGCATTGCGGCCTCGTTCGCGGTTCCGGTGCTGCATGCCGACACGATGGGCGGTACCGGATTCTCGCCGACGCACTATGTCGATGTTTCCGCCTACCGGGATATCAAGACGCAGGCGATCCGCGCGCACCGCTCGCAGCGGCCGGAGCAATATGTCGACAGGGCGCGCATCCAGAACGAATTTCGCGCCGGTCAATGCAACGCTGTCCCCGGGTCTCTGGCCGAGGCTTTTCGCTTTGAGCCAACATTTCCCTTCGCCGACATACGCGTCTTGCTGCCGCCCGCGCCGCCGGTTCGACCGGTGACACCACAGACGAGCGTCATCGGTGAGGCCGACTGA
- a CDS encoding ABC transporter substrate-binding protein, with amino-acid sequence MKSSLKLALGLASAMVASTAVSNAAHAEDLTLCWAAWDPANALVELSKDFTKQTGIGMKFEFVPWTNYADRFLNELNSHGKLCDLIIGDSQWIGGAAENGHYVKLNDFFDKEKISMDDFVPATVVGYSEWPKNTPNYWALPAMGDVVGWTYRKDWFSKPELQKEFKAKYGWDLGPPTTFDQLKQIAEFFQKRQIDGKTVYGASIYTERGSEGITMGAMDVLYSYGFQYENPKKPYEMEGFVNSADSVKGLEFYKALYDCCTPPGASNSYMGEGVDAFKSGQVAMHMNFAFTWPGLQKDENVGGDKIGYFVNPKGPGGAQFAQLGGQGISVVSYSDKHESALKYIKWFANKDVQAKWWSLGGYSCLNAVVNDAKFPASQPYAQAFLDSMAIVKDFWAEPSYAPLLQASQKRFHDYVVAGQGSAKDALDGLVKDWTQVFQDDGKM; translated from the coding sequence ATGAAATCGAGCTTGAAACTGGCGTTGGGACTGGCCTCGGCGATGGTTGCGTCGACAGCCGTATCAAACGCCGCGCACGCTGAAGATCTGACACTATGCTGGGCCGCGTGGGATCCAGCAAACGCACTTGTCGAACTGTCCAAGGACTTCACCAAACAGACCGGCATCGGTATGAAGTTCGAATTCGTGCCGTGGACCAACTATGCCGATCGTTTCCTCAACGAGCTGAACTCGCACGGCAAATTGTGCGACCTGATCATCGGCGACAGCCAGTGGATCGGCGGCGCGGCCGAGAACGGCCACTACGTCAAGCTGAACGACTTCTTCGACAAGGAGAAGATCAGCATGGACGATTTCGTGCCGGCGACCGTGGTCGGCTATTCGGAATGGCCGAAGAACACGCCCAACTACTGGGCTCTGCCGGCCATGGGCGACGTCGTCGGCTGGACCTATCGCAAGGACTGGTTCTCCAAGCCGGAGCTGCAGAAGGAATTCAAGGCGAAGTATGGCTGGGATCTCGGCCCGCCGACCACCTTCGACCAGTTGAAGCAGATCGCCGAATTCTTCCAGAAGCGGCAGATCGACGGCAAGACCGTCTATGGCGCCTCGATCTACACCGAGCGTGGCTCGGAAGGCATCACCATGGGCGCCATGGACGTGCTCTACAGCTACGGCTTCCAGTATGAGAACCCGAAGAAGCCCTACGAGATGGAAGGCTTCGTCAATTCGGCCGACTCAGTCAAAGGCTTGGAGTTCTACAAGGCGCTCTATGATTGCTGCACCCCTCCGGGCGCATCGAACAGCTACATGGGTGAAGGCGTCGATGCCTTCAAATCCGGTCAGGTGGCGATGCACATGAACTTCGCCTTCACCTGGCCGGGCCTGCAGAAAGACGAGAATGTCGGCGGCGACAAGATCGGCTACTTCGTCAATCCCAAGGGTCCCGGCGGCGCCCAGTTCGCGCAGCTCGGCGGTCAGGGCATCTCTGTGGTTTCCTATTCCGACAAGCACGAATCGGCGCTGAAATACATCAAGTGGTTCGCAAACAAGGACGTGCAGGCCAAATGGTGGTCGCTCGGCGGCTATTCCTGCCTGAACGCGGTGGTGAATGATGCCAAGTTCCCAGCCAGCCAGCCCTACGCACAGGCCTTCCTCGACTCGATGGCCATCGTGAAGGACTTCTGGGCCGAGCCCAGCTACGCCCCGCTGCTGCAGGCCTCGCAGAAGCGCTTCCACGACTATGTCGTCGCCGGCCAGGGCTCCGCCAAGGATGCGCTCGACGGCCTGGTCAAGGACTGGACCCAGGTCTTCCAGGACGATGGCAAGATGTAA
- a CDS encoding sugar ABC transporter permease, with amino-acid sequence MLNRTAENVARATPEQLARKVRGVSDRGLAWLFISPTILLLLAINIFPLFWAIYLSFTNYRANRPNEVVKNLGFANYQRILGDQDVWIAMQTTAHFVFWTILLQTLIGFTLAWLIDRKFRGHAFWTTLILVPMMLSPAVVGNFWRFLYEPQIGLFSYVISFVSGIPPTSIQMLSNVSLAPWSIIIVDTWMWTPYVMLICLAGLRSIPEYIYEAAEVDRASNWRQFWSITLPMALPFIMLAVLFRGIENFKMFDMVNLLTGGGPGSTTEVASITLKRQAFESWRTGYSSAFAIILFVAVFGLANIYVKALNKVKQR; translated from the coding sequence ATGCTCAATCGGACTGCGGAGAACGTTGCCCGGGCGACCCCGGAACAGTTGGCCCGCAAAGTCCGGGGCGTCAGCGACAGGGGCCTCGCCTGGCTGTTCATCTCGCCGACGATCCTGTTGCTGCTGGCCATCAACATCTTCCCGCTGTTCTGGGCGATCTATCTCTCCTTCACCAATTACCGGGCCAATCGGCCGAACGAGGTGGTGAAGAACCTCGGATTTGCCAACTACCAACGCATCCTCGGCGACCAGGATGTCTGGATCGCCATGCAGACGACGGCGCATTTCGTGTTCTGGACCATCCTGTTGCAGACGCTGATCGGCTTCACGCTGGCCTGGCTGATCGACAGGAAGTTCCGCGGCCACGCCTTCTGGACGACGCTGATCCTGGTGCCGATGATGCTGTCGCCGGCAGTGGTCGGCAATTTCTGGCGTTTCCTCTACGAGCCACAGATCGGCCTGTTCTCTTATGTCATTTCGTTCGTCAGCGGCATTCCACCGACAAGCATCCAGATGCTCTCCAACGTGTCGCTGGCGCCGTGGTCGATCATCATCGTCGATACCTGGATGTGGACGCCCTACGTGATGCTGATCTGCTTGGCCGGACTGCGTTCGATCCCCGAATACATCTATGAGGCGGCCGAAGTCGACCGCGCCTCCAACTGGCGGCAGTTCTGGTCGATCACGCTGCCGATGGCGCTGCCTTTCATCATGCTGGCGGTGCTGTTTCGCGGCATCGAGAACTTCAAGATGTTCGACATGGTCAACCTGCTCACCGGCGGCGGCCCGGGATCGACCACCGAGGTCGCCTCGATCACGCTGAAACGGCAGGCGTTCGAGAGCTGGCGCACCGGCTATTCCTCGGCCTTCGCCATCATCCTGTTCGTCGCGGTGTTCGGCCTCGCCAACATCTATGTCAAGGCGCTCAACAAGGTGAAGCAGAGATGA
- a CDS encoding carbohydrate ABC transporter permease: protein MSLTTAHSVVAPSANSKRIAGAIIIAYALISIVPLLWIFATSFKTPPDSIAYPPKLLFQPSLEGYCNLFTTRTRQTPEYINSLGPATGFCDETTRKRNMVIAGPSNFLPRFVNSLIIAFGSTFCAVFLGTLSAYGFSRFKVPLADDLLFFILSTRFMPPIAVAIPIYLMYRELGLSDTALGMILLYTAVNVSLAVWLLKGFIDEIPREYEEAAMIDGYTRLQAFWRTVLPQATTGIAATAIFCLIFAWNEYAFAALLTSGTAQTAPPFIPTIIGEGGQDWPAVAAGTTIFLVPILVFTILLRKQLLRGITFGAVRK, encoded by the coding sequence ATGAGCCTGACCACAGCCCACTCGGTCGTTGCCCCTTCGGCCAACTCTAAGCGCATCGCCGGTGCGATCATCATCGCCTATGCGCTGATCTCGATCGTGCCGCTGTTGTGGATCTTCGCCACCAGCTTCAAGACGCCGCCGGATTCGATCGCCTATCCGCCGAAGCTGCTGTTCCAGCCGAGCCTGGAAGGCTATTGCAACCTGTTCACGACGCGGACGCGGCAGACGCCGGAATATATCAACTCGCTAGGCCCGGCGACCGGCTTCTGCGACGAGACCACGCGCAAGCGCAACATGGTGATCGCCGGACCGTCCAACTTCCTGCCGCGCTTCGTCAACTCGCTGATCATCGCCTTCGGCTCGACCTTCTGCGCCGTCTTCCTCGGCACGCTGTCGGCTTATGGTTTCTCGCGCTTCAAGGTGCCGCTGGCCGACGACCTTCTGTTCTTTATCCTGTCGACGCGCTTCATGCCGCCGATCGCGGTCGCCATTCCCATCTACCTGATGTATCGCGAGCTTGGCCTGTCAGACACAGCGCTCGGCATGATCCTGCTCTACACGGCGGTCAACGTGTCGCTGGCGGTGTGGCTGCTGAAAGGCTTCATCGACGAGATCCCGCGCGAATATGAAGAGGCGGCGATGATCGACGGCTATACGCGGCTGCAGGCGTTCTGGCGCACCGTGCTGCCGCAAGCGACCACCGGCATTGCCGCAACGGCGATCTTCTGCCTGATCTTCGCCTGGAACGAATATGCCTTTGCCGCGCTGCTCACCTCTGGCACGGCGCAGACCGCGCCGCCCTTCATCCCGACCATCATCGGCGAAGGCGGCCAGGACTGGCCGGCGGTGGCGGCCGGCACGACGATCTTCCTGGTGCCGATCCTGGTTTTCACCATCCTGCTTCGCAAGCAATTGCTGCGCGGCATCACCTTCGGCGCGGTGCGCAAATGA
- a CDS encoding ABC transporter ATP-binding protein — translation MAEIRVQHLRKAFGDFVAVQDSNFVVEDGEFFVMLGPSGCGKTTTLRVIAGLELPTGGEILLGGDDVTMLRARERDIAFVFQLFALYPHMNVRKNIGFPLLAQGMPSAEIRQRVEETAKLLRIDHLLNKSVSGLAGGDRQRVALGRAIVRRPKCFLMDEPLGTLDTEFRDLMVHELRELHNRIHATTVYVTHDQMEAMSMADKIAVMNHGVIEQFGTPREIYDRPATMFVADFIGSPPMNFLGFGGGLTKGAKEIVVQGAKVAVPEVREDIAPADMALGIRPEHIRFDDASKLRGAIYGTEYLGTTQIVAVETADGIIKARVPAEIRLNAGDHVGLALNSARLSLFDKESGRAVRTAVHDTASQGRAQHG, via the coding sequence ATGGCCGAAATCCGCGTCCAGCATCTGAGAAAGGCCTTCGGCGATTTCGTCGCCGTGCAGGATTCCAACTTCGTAGTCGAGGATGGCGAGTTCTTCGTCATGCTCGGCCCGTCGGGCTGCGGCAAGACCACGACCTTGCGCGTGATCGCCGGGCTCGAACTGCCGACGGGTGGCGAGATCCTGCTCGGCGGCGACGACGTCACCATGCTGCGGGCACGCGAGCGCGACATCGCCTTCGTCTTCCAGCTGTTCGCGCTCTATCCGCACATGAATGTGCGCAAGAACATTGGCTTTCCGCTGTTGGCGCAAGGCATGCCCTCTGCCGAAATCCGCCAACGCGTCGAAGAGACAGCGAAACTCCTGCGCATCGACCATCTGCTCAATAAATCCGTCTCCGGCCTTGCCGGCGGCGACCGCCAGCGCGTGGCGCTCGGCCGCGCCATCGTGCGGCGGCCAAAGTGCTTCCTGATGGACGAGCCGCTCGGCACGCTCGATACCGAATTCCGCGATTTGATGGTCCACGAACTGCGCGAGTTGCACAACCGCATCCACGCCACCACGGTCTATGTCACGCATGACCAGATGGAAGCGATGTCGATGGCCGACAAGATCGCTGTCATGAACCACGGTGTCATCGAACAGTTCGGCACGCCGCGTGAGATCTATGACCGTCCGGCAACCATGTTCGTCGCTGACTTCATCGGCTCGCCGCCGATGAATTTTCTGGGCTTCGGCGGCGGGCTCACCAAGGGCGCGAAGGAGATTGTCGTCCAGGGCGCGAAAGTCGCGGTGCCGGAGGTGCGCGAGGATATTGCGCCGGCCGACATGGCACTCGGCATCCGGCCCGAACATATCCGCTTCGACGACGCCTCGAAGCTGCGTGGCGCCATCTACGGCACCGAATATCTCGGCACCACGCAGATCGTCGCGGTCGAGACGGCGGACGGCATCATCAAGGCGCGGGTCCCGGCCGAAATCAGGCTCAATGCCGGCGACCATGTCGGCCTGGCATTGAACAGCGCGCGGCTGTCGCTGTTCGACAAGGAGTCCGGCCGCGCGGTGAGAACCGCCGTCCACGATACCGCCTCTCAGGGGAGAGCGCAGCATGGCTGA
- a CDS encoding ABC transporter ATP-binding protein: MADVHIKNVTKSYGEHVAVNGLDLHIADGEFVVLLGPTGAGKTTTLRLIAGLERPDSGTIEIGGHNATTLSPAERDTAFVFQQYSLYPHLSVFDNLAFPLRSPARKIPEDQIRRRVEEVAKMVRIHHKLANRSTKLSGGEMQRVAIGRALVRKPAIYLMDEPLSSLDAKLRADLRLELKRIQSEIGATMLYVTHDQIEAMTMADRIGILADGVLVQIGSPRTIYSEPANLHVAARLGQPAINLLPTGLLPDGGAPAGTKTIGARTEHLAIEKARNGHADGVVDWVEHLGDQNHLHVTVGPKKLVTLTDPDTDLAQGDKVVIRYRSPLYFGADGQRLM, encoded by the coding sequence ATGGCTGACGTGCACATCAAGAACGTGACCAAGAGCTATGGCGAGCATGTCGCCGTCAACGGTCTCGACCTGCATATTGCGGACGGCGAGTTCGTCGTGCTGCTCGGGCCGACCGGCGCTGGCAAGACAACGACGCTGCGGCTGATCGCCGGGCTGGAACGGCCAGACAGTGGCACCATCGAAATCGGCGGCCACAATGCCACGACGCTGTCGCCGGCCGAGCGCGACACTGCTTTCGTGTTCCAGCAATATTCGCTCTATCCGCATCTGTCGGTGTTCGACAATCTTGCCTTCCCGTTGCGCTCACCGGCGCGGAAAATCCCGGAAGACCAGATCCGCCGGCGTGTCGAGGAGGTGGCGAAGATGGTGCGCATCCATCACAAGCTCGCCAACCGTTCGACCAAATTGTCGGGCGGCGAAATGCAACGCGTCGCCATCGGCCGCGCCCTGGTGCGCAAGCCGGCCATCTACCTGATGGACGAGCCGCTGTCGTCGCTCGACGCCAAGCTGCGCGCGGATCTGCGGCTCGAGCTGAAACGCATCCAGTCCGAAATTGGCGCCACCATGCTCTACGTCACGCACGATCAGATCGAGGCGATGACCATGGCCGACCGCATCGGCATCCTCGCCGACGGCGTGCTGGTGCAAATCGGCTCGCCGCGAACGATCTATTCGGAGCCGGCAAACCTGCATGTCGCGGCAAGGCTCGGCCAGCCGGCGATCAATCTTCTGCCGACCGGCCTGCTGCCCGATGGCGGCGCACCGGCCGGCACCAAGACGATCGGCGCGCGCACCGAACATCTGGCTATCGAAAAGGCTAGGAATGGCCACGCCGACGGTGTCGTCGACTGGGTCGAGCATCTCGGCGACCAGAACCACCTGCATGTGACGGTCGGGCCGAAGAAACTGGTGACGCTGACCGACCCTGACACGGATCTGGCGCAAGGCGACAAAGTGGTGATCCGCTACCGCTCGCCGCTCTATTTCGGCGCCGACGGACAACGACTGATGTGA